The following proteins are co-located in the Bradyrhizobium sp. AZCC 2176 genome:
- a CDS encoding MarR family winged helix-turn-helix transcriptional regulator has protein sequence MGRIAKASTRRGNGAARPAEPGAGRELDLTALQQTPGFMIRILQLQNFEAFYPYFESLKLSPLEYAILVTVRDNKTVTQSELAGVLKMQLPNLVKILSRMEETGVLKRKRSTRDKRAVELSLSATGERRADEASRLGESFNAQTLSALSKPEQAAFLQMLVRLVEAHKNGL, from the coding sequence ATGGGAAGAATCGCCAAAGCTTCGACGCGCAGGGGCAACGGGGCCGCCAGACCTGCCGAGCCGGGCGCGGGCCGAGAGCTCGATCTCACCGCGCTACAGCAGACCCCGGGATTCATGATCCGGATCCTGCAATTGCAGAATTTCGAGGCGTTCTATCCGTATTTCGAATCGCTAAAGCTCTCGCCGCTCGAATACGCCATCCTCGTCACCGTCCGCGACAACAAGACGGTGACGCAGAGCGAGTTGGCCGGCGTGCTGAAAATGCAACTGCCCAACCTGGTAAAAATTCTGTCGCGGATGGAAGAGACCGGCGTCTTGAAGCGCAAGCGGTCCACGCGGGACAAGCGGGCGGTCGAGCTCAGCCTCAGTGCGACGGGCGAGAGGCGCGCCGACGAGGCCAGCCGGCTCGGCGAAAGTTTCAACGCGCAGACGCTTTCCGCGCTGAGCAAACCCGAGCAGGCAGCCTTTCTCCAGATGCTGGTGCGGCTGGTCGAAGCGCACAAAAACGGGCTTTGA
- a CDS encoding feruloyl-CoA synthase: MTIAAASGDNSRSLFAAPAIVADRRADGSILVKSTTPLQPAARCIGDWLEHWARQAPERVFLADRASVDVPWSIVTYKDALKQVRAAAAWILAQGLSIERPLVILSDNSVEHALFALAAQHVGVPSAAISPAYSLMSKDFDKLKSMVRLLGPGAIYVSSMKPFAAALAAIKPHHSATIVSGSAADTDAISFRSIAATPEMPDVEKAFGAITPDTIAKFLFTSGSTGTPKAVINTQRMLTSSQQAKAQTWTFLADSGEDLVILDWLPWSHTFGANHNFNLVLRNGGTLYVDGGKPAPGLFATSLANLRSVMPTVYFNVPRGFDMLIAALRSDEALRKKFFREVKFAFYAGAALPQNLWDALEELSIKTVGRAMPMVSAWGSTETSPLATDCHFQAKRSGNIGVPIPGTELKLVPSGDKLEVRVRGPNVTPGYWKAPELTAQAFDAEGFYLIGDAATFADPARPELGLFFDGRVAEDFKLNSGTWVSVGTLRVAGIAALAPLAQDIVVTGHGGDEVRFLVFPNVAACRAHAGLSEDADVKDVIGHDKVRSAIAQGLAKLKAQSGNSSGHATRALLLAEPPSVDGGEITDKGYINQRAVLTRRAIAVAALDDDSSAEWIGCDG; the protein is encoded by the coding sequence ATGACCATCGCCGCCGCAAGCGGTGACAATTCCCGCAGTCTGTTCGCGGCACCCGCAATTGTCGCCGATCGCCGCGCCGACGGCAGCATTCTGGTGAAGTCGACCACACCACTTCAGCCAGCGGCTCGCTGCATCGGCGACTGGCTGGAGCATTGGGCGCGGCAGGCGCCGGAGCGGGTTTTTCTCGCCGATCGCGCCAGTGTCGATGTGCCGTGGTCGATAGTCACCTACAAGGATGCGTTGAAGCAGGTGCGCGCGGCGGCCGCGTGGATACTCGCGCAAGGCCTGAGCATCGAGCGTCCGCTGGTGATCCTGTCCGACAACAGCGTCGAGCATGCGCTGTTCGCGCTCGCGGCCCAGCATGTCGGCGTGCCATCGGCTGCGATCTCGCCGGCCTATTCGCTGATGTCCAAGGATTTCGACAAGCTCAAGAGCATGGTCAGGCTGCTTGGGCCCGGCGCGATCTATGTTTCCAGCATGAAACCGTTTGCGGCGGCGCTGGCGGCGATCAAGCCGCACCATTCGGCTACGATCGTCAGCGGCAGCGCCGCCGATACCGACGCGATCTCCTTCCGCAGTATCGCGGCCACGCCGGAAATGCCTGACGTCGAGAAGGCCTTCGGCGCGATCACGCCCGATACGATCGCAAAATTTCTGTTCACCTCGGGTTCGACCGGCACGCCAAAGGCCGTCATCAACACCCAGCGCATGCTGACCTCGAGCCAGCAGGCCAAGGCGCAGACCTGGACGTTCCTTGCGGATAGCGGCGAGGATCTCGTCATCCTCGACTGGCTGCCCTGGAGCCATACCTTCGGCGCCAACCACAATTTCAATCTGGTGCTGCGCAACGGCGGCACGCTCTATGTCGACGGCGGCAAGCCGGCGCCCGGGCTGTTTGCGACCTCGCTGGCCAATCTGCGCAGCGTGATGCCGACGGTCTATTTCAACGTGCCGCGCGGCTTTGACATGCTGATCGCGGCGCTGCGAAGCGATGAGGCGTTGCGCAAGAAATTCTTCCGCGAGGTGAAGTTCGCCTTCTACGCGGGCGCTGCGCTGCCGCAGAATCTCTGGGACGCTCTGGAAGAACTTTCGATCAAGACCGTCGGCCGCGCGATGCCGATGGTGTCGGCCTGGGGTTCGACCGAGACCTCGCCGCTCGCGACCGACTGCCATTTTCAGGCGAAACGTTCCGGCAATATCGGCGTGCCGATCCCCGGCACCGAATTGAAGCTGGTGCCGTCGGGCGACAAGCTGGAGGTGCGCGTGCGCGGCCCGAACGTCACGCCCGGCTACTGGAAGGCACCGGAACTGACTGCGCAGGCGTTCGATGCGGAAGGCTTTTACCTGATCGGCGACGCCGCCACCTTTGCCGATCCGGCGCGCCCCGAACTTGGACTGTTTTTCGACGGCCGCGTCGCGGAAGATTTCAAGCTCAATTCCGGCACCTGGGTCAGCGTCGGCACCCTGCGCGTCGCCGGCATCGCCGCGCTGGCGCCGCTGGCGCAGGATATCGTGGTGACCGGTCACGGCGGCGATGAGGTCCGTTTTCTGGTATTTCCGAACGTCGCGGCCTGCCGGGCGCATGCCGGCCTGTCAGAGGATGCCGATGTGAAAGACGTGATCGGCCACGACAAGGTTCGCAGCGCGATCGCGCAGGGTCTTGCAAAGCTGAAGGCCCAGAGCGGCAACTCGTCCGGTCACGCCACGCGGGCGCTGCTGCTGGCGGAGCCGCCCTCGGTCGACGGCGGCGAGATCACCGACAAGGGCTACATCAACCAGCGCGCGGTGCTGACGCGGCGCGCGATCGCGGTGGCAGCACTGGACGATGATTCGTCGGCCGAATGGATCGGCTGCGACGGCTGA
- a CDS encoding MarR family winged helix-turn-helix transcriptional regulator: protein MPRTAKSRASTRPRPGRTRHEAGNAQRDAGEDEIGLDALAGHAGYAVRRFQIWIFQDFIRTLAAVDIRPTQYSVMTVIGANPGLSQMAVAKRLGIERARLVHLLDSLEHRDLVSRVRSATDRRSHALHLTARGRTALTQFRRLAAEHERHVADKIGKENRERLLQILSAFT from the coding sequence ATGCCCAGAACGGCCAAATCGCGCGCGAGCACGCGGCCGCGTCCCGGCCGGACGCGGCATGAAGCCGGCAACGCGCAACGCGACGCCGGGGAAGACGAGATTGGCCTCGACGCGCTGGCCGGCCACGCCGGTTATGCGGTGCGGCGCTTCCAGATCTGGATTTTTCAGGATTTTATCCGCACGCTCGCCGCCGTCGATATCCGCCCGACGCAGTATTCGGTGATGACGGTGATCGGTGCCAATCCCGGGCTGAGCCAGATGGCGGTCGCCAAGCGGCTCGGGATCGAGCGCGCCAGGCTGGTGCATCTGTTGGACAGTCTCGAACATCGCGACCTCGTCAGCCGCGTCAGATCCGCGACCGACCGGCGCTCCCACGCCCTGCACCTGACCGCGCGCGGCAGGACGGCGCTGACGCAGTTCAGGCGGCTCGCCGCCGAACATGAGCGCCATGTGGCCGATAAAATCGGCAAGGAAAACCGCGAGCGGTTGCTGCAAATCCTTTCCGCCTTCACCTGA
- the atzF gene encoding allophanate hydrolase → MGSDVPETVAAIVAAHRAATMTPAQTVARSYQRIRAYNDPAVFISLRDEKEALAEAEALGAKDAAALPLFGVPVAVKDNIDAQGMPTTAACPAFSYSPAQDSTAVAKLRAAGAIIIGKTNLDQFATGLVGVRSPYGIPVNPIRADLIPGGSSSGSAVAVSAGLVPLALGTDTAGSGRVPAMLNNIVGLKPSLGLISNAGLVPACRTLDCISVFSLTVDDAMAALAAMAGPDGADPFSRDRPLEKMSAFPSQLRLGVPRNGQLIFFGDRAAEKAYGEALARWTSLGATLVEFDLEPFYETARLLYEGPWVAERYLVIRDLLASAPDSIHPVTREITAAGARLTAADTFASLYRLQALRRVAGRAFANFDAMVLPTAPTAYSTAQVLANPVELNSRLGTYTNFVNLLDLCGLALPAAMRADGIPFGITLLAPAGHDAKLASIGRVFHADTKLKMGARGLTQPALAPWPEDASGDEITIAVVGAHLSGMALNGELQALGARLIEAATTAPDYKLYALDTTPPKPGMLRVDAGAGSAIRLELWALSAAAFGKFVAAIPPPLGIGTIRLANGRGVKGFLVEPAAIDGARDISAFGGWRAFMAEKAGV, encoded by the coding sequence ATGGGGTCTGACGTGCCTGAAACCGTTGCCGCCATCGTCGCCGCGCACCGCGCCGCGACCATGACCCCGGCGCAAACCGTCGCGCGCAGTTATCAGCGCATCCGCGCCTATAACGATCCGGCCGTGTTCATCAGCCTGCGCGACGAGAAGGAGGCGCTGGCGGAGGCCGAAGCGCTGGGCGCAAAGGACGCCGCGGCGCTTCCGCTTTTCGGCGTCCCGGTCGCGGTGAAAGACAATATCGACGCGCAGGGCATGCCGACCACGGCGGCCTGCCCGGCCTTCTCGTATTCGCCTGCGCAGGATTCGACGGCAGTGGCAAAATTGCGGGCGGCCGGCGCCATCATCATCGGCAAGACCAATCTCGACCAGTTCGCGACCGGTCTGGTCGGCGTCCGGTCCCCCTACGGCATCCCCGTCAATCCGATCCGCGCCGATTTGATTCCGGGCGGATCGAGCTCGGGATCGGCGGTCGCGGTTTCCGCAGGGCTGGTGCCGCTGGCCCTCGGCACCGATACCGCGGGTTCGGGGCGCGTGCCGGCGATGCTCAACAACATCGTCGGGCTGAAGCCAAGTCTCGGGCTGATCTCCAACGCCGGCCTGGTGCCGGCATGCCGGACGCTGGACTGCATTTCGGTGTTCTCGCTCACCGTCGACGATGCGATGGCCGCGCTGGCGGCGATGGCGGGACCGGACGGCGCCGATCCGTTTTCGCGCGACCGGCCGCTGGAGAAAATGTCCGCGTTTCCAAGCCAATTGCGACTGGGCGTGCCGCGCAACGGCCAATTGATCTTCTTCGGCGACCGCGCCGCGGAGAAGGCCTATGGCGAGGCGCTTGCGCGCTGGACATCGCTCGGCGCCACGCTGGTCGAATTCGACCTGGAGCCGTTCTACGAGACCGCGCGGCTGCTCTATGAGGGCCCGTGGGTCGCCGAGCGATACCTTGTCATCCGCGACCTCTTGGCGTCCGCGCCGGATTCGATCCATCCGGTGACGCGCGAGATTACGGCCGCCGGCGCGCGGCTGACCGCCGCGGACACCTTTGCCTCGCTCTATCGGCTGCAGGCGCTGCGCCGCGTGGCCGGGCGTGCTTTCGCCAATTTCGACGCGATGGTGCTGCCGACGGCGCCGACCGCCTATTCGACTGCGCAAGTGCTGGCCAATCCGGTCGAACTCAACTCAAGGCTCGGCACCTACACCAATTTTGTGAATCTGCTCGACCTCTGCGGGCTGGCGCTACCGGCCGCGATGCGCGCGGATGGCATTCCGTTCGGCATCACGCTGCTGGCGCCTGCAGGCCACGACGCCAAGCTCGCCAGTATCGGCCGCGTATTCCATGCCGACACCAAATTGAAGATGGGAGCCAGGGGCCTGACGCAGCCCGCGCTCGCGCCATGGCCGGAGGACGCCTCCGGCGACGAGATCACCATCGCTGTGGTCGGCGCGCATCTCTCCGGTATGGCACTCAACGGCGAACTGCAGGCGCTCGGCGCGCGCCTGATCGAGGCGGCCACGACCGCGCCGGATTACAAACTCTATGCGCTCGACACCACGCCGCCGAAGCCCGGCATGCTGCGCGTCGACGCCGGCGCGGGAAGCGCGATCAGGCTGGAGCTATGGGCGTTGTCGGCAGCGGCGTTCGGCAAATTCGTCGCCGCGATCCCGC